GGAACAGACGGAAATCGTCAACATCATGGAAAGCGAAGACATCGGCGCAATCAAGGCCAAGATCAACGAACTCAAGGCCCGGGACCCGGGCGCGTTCGCTGCTGAAGCCATGGTCGTCGAAGTCAAGGAAGCGGCCGGTGGGGCCGAAGAAGCTGGCGGGGAAGCTCGTCCGCTCTCCGGTGAAATGGCACTCATTACTGCCCGCATGAAGGTCATCGAGAAGATGGTGACGGATATCGGATACCGGGACAAGTTTGCCGCCGGGGTCTATGCAGGTAAGATCGAAGGCCTGATGATCGGTCTGATCATCTCGTTTGCCCTGGTCGGATTCCTTATGCTGGGGTGAACAAGATGGCAGAAGACTCAAAATCAACCGGACCAGTCAGGATGGTAGCGATCGAAAACATGGTGGAAAATATCCGCTACAAGTCGCAGATCCTGGCAAGGACCAACAAGATTGACTCGGCAGTCACCGCAAGCGGTTTAGTCGGGTTCATTGCAGGGTTACTCCTTGCGCTGATCCTGATCGTGCTGCCGGCATTACTTATGGGATGAGGTGAAAGAGATGGCAGACAAGAAATCACCAGCAAGTGGCTGGCCACTCATCAAGGGTGACTTCCACTCAGGCGACGCAAACAGCCCAGTGGCTGTTGTCACCATGGGTTCACACCTCGATGAACAGGGCATCTGCGATGCCGGCGCGGCACTCTGCGGATCCTGTAAGACCGAGAACCTCGGTCTTGAGAAGGTCATCGCCAACGTTATCGCCAACCCCAATATCAGGTTCGTCCTGTTCGTAGGTACTGAAGTCAAAGGTCACCTGTCAGGTCAGACCTTCGCTGCACTCCACAAGGGCGGCGTCAAGGACGGCAGAGTCGTCGGCGCTGAAGGTGCTATCCCCTTCATCGAGAACCTCACTGACGTTAATATCAAGCGCTTCCAGGAACAGACGGAAATCGTCAACATCATGGAAAGCGAAGACATCGGCGCAATCAAGGCCAAGATCAACGAACTCAAGGCCCGGGACCCGGGCGCGTTCGCTGCTGAAGCCATGGTCGTCGAAGTCAAGGAAGCTGCAGGTGGACAGGAAGTTGGTGCTGCAAGTGCTAACCCCCAGTTCCTCGAAATCGAGAAGAGACTCGACAAGATCGAGAAGAAGATCGAGTTCGTGGATGCGGAAATCGCGCAGCGTGTTGGAAGAAAAATTGGACGGGATATCGGTATCCTGTACGGCCTGGTAGCAGGGTTAACCGTATTTGTGATGCTGTTGTTCCTTCTCCAGAAATTGATGACGCAGGTATAACGGAGGTGTAAACGAAATGTTCAGATTTGAAAAAGAACAGAGTGTCTGGGACTTCAACGGCACCAAGATCGGCGGACAGCCCGGCGAGTACCCGACTGTCCTTGGTGCTTCTATCTTCTACAACAAGCACGAGTGCGTGCTTGACGACAAGAAAGGAACAATCGACAAGGCAAAGGCAGAAGCCTTATGGAACCGCTGTCAGGTCCTCTCGGACATGACCGGAATTCCGCACTTCATCCAGATCATTGCGGAATACGGGGAAGCATTCGAGAGCTACTTCAACTGGTTCGACTCGATCGACAACAAGACCGCGTTCTTAATGGACTCGTCGGTTCCGGCCGCACTTGCCCACGCATGCAAGTACGTTACGGATGTCGGCCTTGCAAACCGTGCGATCTACAACTCGATCAACGGTTCGATCATGCCAGAGAGCATTGAAGCACTCAAGAACAGTGACGTCGATGCAGCCATTGTCCTCGCATTCAACCCGGCAGACCCGTCAGTTGCAGGAAGAGAGAAGGTGCTCTGCGAAGGCGGCGTTGCCGGTCAGACCAAGGGTATGCTCGAGATCGCAGAGTACTGCGGTATCAAGCGCCCGATTCTCGACACAGCAGCAACCCCCCTCGGCCTTGGCTCTGGTGGCTCCTACCGTGAGATCCTTGCCTGCAAGGCGATCCACGGTTACCCCACCGGTGGTGCATACCACAACATGACCGTTTCCTGGACCTGGCTCAAGCGCTGGAAGGGAACAAGCAAGACCCCCTCCGTACTCCAGGCAGGATACGCAGGCAAGGACGCCCTGCTCCAGCAGATGTCCCACCACTACCTCGGCGGTATTGAGGGCATCAAGCAGGCCGCATGGTCAGCACCCGATATCGGCTGCAACATGATTGCAAGCACCCTCGGTGCAGACCTGATTATGTACGGACCTATCGAAAACGTCGAAGCAATGATCACCGCACAGGCCTACACGGACATTGTCGTCCTTGAGGCAACCCGTCAGCTCGGGATCGAGTGCAAATCAGAAAGCCACCCCTTCTTTAAACTCATTTAATTTTTTTTGCTTTTTCGTCTGGCTTCCGGCAGGACAAGGTTAAAACAACAGATATCGTCCCCGGGGCTTTTTGTCAGGTATCCGATTCCCTGTATAAACCTGCCTTCACAGTGCAGTCAATAAAAAAGGATAGTTCCCGTCCCGAAAAGGCCGCCACCGGCGACTCGTATTACGCTCTTCCGGGACCACGGGGGAGGTTGACGATCTTGATGCATTCATCGGCTTCCCTGGACCGGCCAAGGTTGCGGAGTGCTATCGCCTTGTTGTAATAGACGAACGAGTTGACAGGGTTGAAGTCGAGGGCTTTATCGAAGAAGGCGAGTGCCTCTTCATTTTTCCCGAGCTCGCGCAGAGCAATACCTTTCGAGGTCATTGCCCGGATATTCTTCGGGCTCCATTCCAGAATCGCATCGAAACACGCAATCGCTTCTTCGTACCGCCCGAGTTCGTTCAATGAATATCCTTTGTTCGCAAGGGCGAATGTATACTCCGGATCGATCTTCAGGGCATGTTCAAAACAGACGATAGCATCTTCGTGCCGGTGGATCTTCCTAAGGGTATAGCCTTTCTCGAACCAGACCGTGATGAGGTTCGGGTTGATGGAAATAGCCTTATCGTAGGTAGCAAGGGCATCTTCGTGCCGACCAAGATAATAGTAGCACTTGCCCATATTCTCAAGCGCTGCTGTATTATTCGCGTTCATCTCAAGAACGGTATTGTACAGGGCAATAGCGTCATCATAGCGCCCGACTTTCATCTGATGATGCGCCTTATCCAGTAATGCAGGTACGTCCATACCACTCATATAACCATGTACACGGGGATTGATAATACCTTCCTGTTTTAAATAGGGTCAAAAAATCAGGACTTCTTCAGCCGGTCTGACACCATGAGGAAAACTCCTGCAGTTACCGCGACAAGGACCACGAACGGGGAAAGACCGCTCTTCTGCGTTGGGGATGGGAATGTTACGGGAGCGGTTGGTTCGGGCGTCGGGGCGATAGTATTGATTGTAGTTGGAACGGTAGTGACAGCCAGTGACGGTATGTTCGTATAGATGTGTTCCTCTGGGTGCAGCGTGTACGTTCCAGGGTAGACACTGACATCGTTCCGGGGCCCCGGATCCTTGAGATAGACCGTGAGCTTTTTGTATCCCCCGGCAAGGCCGGAGAGATCCGTCGCCGTGGTGCTGACGTAGACATTGTAGGTCCCCGGTTTAATCTGGTTCCTTATCCGGTCGGTGTTCCATTTCATGGCCCAGGTCTGGTCGCTTGCCACGTCAACGGTAGTAAAATATCCCTGGTCGGCACGAAGCGTAGGATTGGTAAGGGTCACCCCATTTGGCGGAAGACCGGGGCCCGTCATGAACAGGTAGAGCCGGTCGCTGGTATATGCTACTCCGTGAAGATCGATGGTGTCACCCAGATAGCATTCAAAGTTGTACTGTTCCGGCGCCGCGGATACCGGGACAGCGATAATAGCCGACGTGAGAACAGATACAGCAATCAGAAGGCACAAAGACACGGAGGGGAGCCGGGAAAAGGGGCCTGGAACAATCATGAATACAGAATAAACTACCGGCAGGTTTATAGATTTGCTCCGCAAGCGGCATCATCCCCATGGAAAAAACCGGAACATAGGCAAACAAAAAATACAGGAAAGAGAGAATAACAGGACTCCGGTTCTAGTAGAGCCGGTAGATGAAATACCCGTCCTGGTAGTATTCCATCTGGTCATAGTCCGCAAGGAGGTTCTTCCGGTTTCCGAACGCAAACATCTTGTCTTTTAACGCGTCCATGCCGGATGTATTGTAAATGAGTGCTTTGAGCTCGTCATTCACACGCCGGATCTCCCGTGTTTTCATTTTGCCCAGGACATCTGCCGGATAGGCATCGATATCGAAATAGGCAAAAAGGGTCTCAAGGCTGATGAGCCAGAGTTTCTCCTGCACGGCGTGTCCTGCGGCGATTGTTGCTTCGTTGTTCGTGAGCACGAGATACGCTTCGTCATTCCCGTGAAAAAACGCTTTGAAGGTGTAGAGCGAGCCGCTTGATTCCCGGAGGGACTCTTGTGGGATACCAAGAAATTTTGCCAGTGCTGCCTGTTTTTGCTGTATGACCGGATCAGGATAATTCTGCACCTGGTGACCCCCCTACTTTTCAGTTACGACGATGGAATCGTACGTATATATTCAAGCATGGATGTATAAGATTATAAGATCGTGCGTTTTTCCATGTCTTTTCATACCGGAAGGTTCAGGCTGAATCGCCGGTATACGGGTGCATTGCTAAAAAGGAAAAGTGGACTTTTTACCCGAGGTAGAGGGGTTCGAATCCCTGTTTGAATACCTTGCCGAACTGCACACGGATCTTGGGATCCAGGGCACAGACCGGGCAGGTATAATCGTCCGGGAGATCCTCGAACTTTGTCCCGGGCTTTATTCCCCGGTGGGGCTCGCCCCGCTTCTCATCGTAGACATAATTGCACATCGAGCAGAGATAGCGGGTCGGGCGCCACTCTTCAAAGCCCCATTTGCCGATCCTGCCTTTTCCCTGCTGACCACAGACCGGACAGACATAGCTGTCGGGGAGATCATCAAATTCCGTGCCGACGGGAATCCCGTTATGCGGTTCTCCACGGAGAGGGGAGTAAATGTACCCGCACAACCTGCACCGGTACCGGGCAGGTGCCTGTCCTGCCTTTTTTGTTACTTTCTTCTTCGCGGGAGCCTTTACCACCGGTTTCTGAACGGGTTTTTTGGTAACATTCTTTGTGACCTTCTTTACCGGGGCTGTCGCGGCTTTTTTCGTGGTTACGGCTTTTTTAGCTGCCACTGCGACACCTTTTTTTGCCACAGCCGGCTTTGCAGTCTTCGCTTTGACACTCTTCTTCTTGGTTGCGGTGGTTTTTACCATAATTTCACGGTCCTGCCGGATACCCCGGAACCAGCCCGGAGCACAATCCGCTGCAATGGAAAATGGAGAGCACTGGATAATATACATTATGGATACTGCAACGCCATTCTGGCTCGTTCTGTGTTAAATGGGATAGACAGACCAGGAAAATACCACCAGATGCAAAATCCCCCGGTTTTTTCAATGAGACGGTGATAACAGCGGAAAATCGCATTATATGATGCGTTATCCGCGTGACTCCAACACTACGGATTCGTGACAAACCTGCCATTTTATCCACGATCAAAGCACTATTTCTGATCAGATTATGCAGGAACTCATTCCCGGAATCATCTACACATTCTCTGCCCTCTTTATCATCCTTGATCCGCTCCTGTCCGTGCCGATCTTCGCGGCCATGACCAAGGGGCAGACCCCGGCGGAGATCCACAAGCAGGCGTTCATCGCTGTCGCCGTTGCCGGCGGACTGATGTACGTCTTCCTCATCTTCAACACGGCCATCTTCACCATTCTCGGGCTGAAGCTGCCGGCCTTCCAGATAGCCGGCGGGATACTGCTCTTCCTCCTGGGTCTCCAGTATGCGCTGGGTATCGAGATCGGGCATTCCAAGGAGAGATCCAATACCGCCGTCGGCGTAGTCATCGGGACTCCGCTCCTCTGTGGTCCGGGGACTATCACGACCGTGATGCTCCTCTCGCGGGACTATGGACTCCTCATCCCGTTCATCGCGATCACCCTTACGCTGATTGCCACCTGGCTTGTCCTCTATTTTGCCGGTACAATCCAGCGCATCCTCGGGGAAGTGGTCACAGATATTATGGGAAAAGTGCTGGGCATGCTGGTGGCAGCGATCGCCGTCCAGATCATTGCGTCGGGAGTCCTGGCTTATATCAAGATGATCTGAACGGATATACACACGATTGTCCCGTTTTTACCATTGCCACAGCCCGTGGGGAATTACGGTCATTCCGAGAAAAACCGTACCTGCCAGAAATGGCAAAAATAAAAAAAAGCGAACCCCGGGTCAGGAGTCCAGTTTCATCGAGTATACTTCAACCATGTGATCCGGGTGGTAGCGCATCTTGGCTTCCCGCAGACCGCCAACACCAAGGTCGCTCTCCCGGTTGATGAAGGCAAACTTATCCACAAGCCTTGCCGCAGTTTCAGTGTTGATCGCTTTATAGATCCCTTCACAGTCCGGTAATCCTTTCTCAAAATGAACGAGCGCGGTATCTGCATTGAGGGGCTCGAAGAGAGACATGGCGCCGATCTTGGAAAAAACACGGATGATCAGACCCCGCAGTGGCAATTCATCGAGATGATCGATGGCAAAAAAGACGGCTTCCTTCTCATGGGCAAGCACTTTGTCGCTCTCGCACCCTTTCCACTCGCACCATTCGATGAGGAAACGTTTGACCTCTGCCCAGTTCTCCCGTGTAATGGGTTCAACGACACTCGTGCAGTTGCGCCGGAACTTACTTACCTGGCGGCGTATTGTCAGGTAATTTTTCCCGGGCAGCTCCGCAAGATCGACAGACCGGTACACATACTCGAAATGGTTCCGGTCCGCAACGATGTTTATACCGGGACAGATCTCCCGCATCCAGAGGGCGGTGTCAGGATCGATGAGCACAATGGGTTCATTGTCGCTGACATCCGAGGCGAGACGGATCAGAGACCGGAGAAGAGCGGGATTCCGGGGGCCTATCGGGGGCCGGAAGCGGGTCACGCCTTCAATGGTACTCGCAAGGATGACGTTCTTTTCCACATACGCGTACGTGTATTGCGCATAGTGGTTCCAGCAGACCATATTCGTGAACGTGTTGTCACTATGCACCTGGGGGTACCGGGCATAATGCTGCTCAAAAAAAGACCGGTCAGCAAGAGTGACCGGTTTGAAATCCTCCTGCCGCAGCATTACGAATCACCCCGGAACATGAGGGGAACGTGCCCTTCCATCTTTGAGAATCCCAGAGGGGCGTAGAACTGTTCCGTTCCGGGTTCGGCAACAAGACAGAGCCATAAGACTCCTGACTCCCGGCATTTCTGTACAAGTGCCGCAATAAGCCGTACACCGATCCCCAGCTTCCGGAACTGCGGAAGCACAACGAGATCCTGAACGTACCCGTCCGAGACCCCATCCGAGATCACCCGCCCCATCCCGACGGCCCTGCCGTTTTTCTCATCAACAGCAACGGCAAAAACAAAACTTCCCCGGATCAGTCGCGGGATTTCTGCGGGATTGTACTCCTCTTTCCACCATCCTCCCGCACGATAAAGATCCACGATTTCGTCTCCGTTCCAGGACAAAACACACCGGATTGCAATGCCTTCCGCCAAAGCTTTCACTCCCCGACCCATAGCTCAGGTCTTTGGATGATCCGCAGTTACCGGAGAAAAGATAGCGCTGATCCGATATAAAAAGACTGACGAAAAAAACCGGTCTGATGGTTCAGGTTTTGAGCTGCTCTATTGCAGCATCAACGATCGAACCCAGGCCTTCAACACCCCAGTGACCGGAATTGAGAACCATATGATAGGCCGAGAGATCATTGATATCGATATCATAGTAGGAGCGGTAACGCCCGGCTTCGCACTGCTCGCGTTCGAGCGTGAGCTGTTTTGCCGTGGTTTCATCGAGAACCTGGTCGCGGAACGCGATCCGCTGGATACGGCAGTCGATGGGGGCAAACAACCAGATCTTGAGATCCGCTCCCGGTACCATCCAGCCGGAAAGCCGGCCTTCGACGATGATATTGTCCCGCGCTTCTGCAATCTCTTTCTGGCGGGCATCGATCATCTTGTCGTACGAAGAATCTTCCTCGGCAAGGCGACCGAACCCGGCCAGTTCCAAGTTGTGTTCCTTTGCAAGCTGGCGAAATACCTCGCCTGCAGAGATCATCTCAAACCCATGTCGCTGTGCAAGATACCGTGAGAGAGAGGTTGTCCCGCTGCCGGGCAACCCGCTCACGGTGATCCGCATCAGAGACCCCCGATGTTTAAGGATTTCCGGATCACCTGACTTAGGGTGATAGAACAGATCATGTACCAGAAGATCCAGGCAGGAATGATCCAGAGGGCCGCTTCGTTCAGGTTATGGGTGCCGAGATATGGCATGGTAATCGTGGTATGGACCTCGGAGAGCCGGAATAGGAGCCAGAAGAAGATAGGTACGGTTATGACAAGGATATAAGCCATGGGCTTGAACTGCTGCTGAGACATCTCCAGCTGCTCCTTCATTACCCGGTCCCGTCTTGCCTCCAGTTTCTTGATACGCTTCTCATCCTGGGAGAGCTGGGCTTCCCGGTACTCTTTCTGGAACTCCTTCATGCGCTCCTGGGTCTCGGTCATCTTGTCATAATCGATCGTGTACTTCTGGATTATGGAGGAGTACAGGCCGGTGAAGGCTGACAAGATGATAATAAGAACGAAGAACGGGATGCCGAACCCGTCAACAGCGGGGGCAAGGGCCGTATTTATGCCCTTCCCTACGCCAACCCTCAGCCATTCGACGCTGTACGATAACATCATCAGCATCATGAAACCGAGGGCTATGTACATGCCGTATTTATCCCAGATCTTTCCAAAATCCATCTGTTCACCTGAGGACTTCTGCCAGTTCCGACGATGCGCGTTCCAGCAAAAAGTCGGGATTTGTTATAATCTTTATTGTGCATCCTGTCAGCGTTGCATACGCGGCCGCAATCGACCGGTTGAACTGCTGGTGCTCGCCAATTGAGCGCGAGCCTTCCTTGTCGCGAATGCGGGTTTCGTCGGTAAGACGGCGCATGAGAATCTGGTCATCATCCGTTTCAACAAGGACGATAATATCCGGCATGATCTCGCGGAGCACCCATTCGGGAAGCCCCGCAAGGTAGCCCTTTGAAGTTTTAACCGAAGCATGGGTATCGATCAGCACATTCCCCGACACCTGGGCAATCGCCTGTCCCGCGCGCTGCTGGAGCCGTTTCTGTACGGCCCGGTCCAGTGTGCGCATCTGGTCGCGGTTCTCGACAACCTTGTCGTTCTTCGCGACCTCGAACATGAACGTGCCGAAGTTGAGTGACTGGTATTCGATACCCTCACCTTTGAGTTTCTTCAATGCCTCGTTGACAACCGTGGTCTTGCCGACCCCGGGTACACCGGTTATGATGACCTTTTTTCCCACCATCCGCATCTCTCCTTCAACTACTCCTTGCCAAAGAATGTCCGCATGAACGGGTACATCTCCATGATCTGCTGGCTTGCGATCTCTTCGTAGAGACGATAGGTGATACTCACCGTAAGGAGCAGTCCTGTTCCGCTCACGGAGCCGATGACACCAAAGAGGTTTGCAACAACACTGAGCACACCAATGAAGACGCCACCGATAATCGTGACACGGGGGATATACCGGTCAAGGTACTTTTCCAGTACCTGCGGGTTCCTGCGGTAGCCAGGGATGGACATACCCGAGAGCTGGATCTGCCGGGCGACATCTTTTGAATCGAGCCCCGCAGTTTTGATCCAGAAGAGCGCGAAGATCGCACCTCCGACCACCATGAATGTTGTATCTACTCCCAGCCGTAATAGAACCTGCCATGGGGCATGGCCGAGATCATGTATCCACCACATCCACTGGTTGGGTCCATTGATGGGAGCGAGATAATACATGATCCCACTGACGGGAGAACCATTTTCGAACGTGCCGAAGATGGTAATACCCACGTTCGAGAGGAACATGCCCACCATCTGGATGTTGGCCTGCAGGACCCGGACAAGGATCATCGGCAGAACGCTGGCGTAGATCAGTTTTACCGGGAAACGAGCCCGCGCCCCGCGAATCTGCGCGTGGGCAAGGGGAATCTCGATACGTGTGGATTCGACGTAAACGATGATGAGGAAGATGGCGATAGTTGTGATGAACGCGAGCATCTCCGTCCCGAAATAGGTCATGTAATTGCCGCCGTCAAGACCTATCGCGATAAGACGGGGGAAGAACCCGACCGGGTACTGGTCCGTGACTTTGGCCCAGTTGATGAACCCGCTGATCAATGCCTGGGATATCCCGGCTATGATGAAGAGGCCGACCCCGGAGCCGATACCCCACTTGGTCACAACTTCATCCATCAGGAAGACGAGAACGCCTCCGATACAGATCTGGAGGAATATAAGCAAGGATACCGCAAACAGGTTGCCGCCGAAGAACTGGCTGGCGATAACGGGATCGGGCTGCAGGAATCCTCCGACAAGGTTCGGGGCAGCCTCGATAATGATCATCACGATGATGAGGATCTTCTGCAGACCCATGTACATGACTTGCCCGCGCGTCTCGCTCGTGTCAATGTGAAGGATATCTGCACCCTTGAGGAGCTGGAGCACGATGGATGCTGTGACGATCGGCCCAATACCAAGGTGGACGATCGATCCGCTTGCACCGGCAAGAAGGGCCCGCCATGCTGCAAACAGATCCTGGTTTGCAGGAGCGAGACCAAACACCGGAATATTCGTCAGGACAAAATACAGAATCAGAATTCCTAACGTCCAGAGCAGTTTGTTTTTAAAATGAACGTGGCCTTCAGGGCTCTTGACTGCGGGCATCGCAGCGAGCAGGGGTTCCATTCGATCCAGCAGGTTTCCCATTGTTTCACCAAAAATATTCGAGGATGATGGTCTTTAGACAACGAGTGCCTTGCCACCCATTTTCTCGATCTTTGCCTTCGCAATCTCAGAGAAACTTGAGGCAGAGATGTTTATCTTTTTTGTGACTTTGCCGCTGCCAAGAATCTTCTCGATCCCCATATCGGCGACATTGATCACAACGACATCTCCATCCTGCTTGGCAATTCCCTGTGCGAGGAGCGACGGTATAATCTGGTCCAGTGCCCCGACATCAATTGCAATGACGTCGGTGGCGATCTGGTTGCAGAACCCGTTCTTTCCAAAGACCGGGCCGCCCATTTCCTTGTACCACTTGACAAAGTGGTGGGCGTTGATACCGGCCCGACCCCTGCCACCGCGGTTACCTGCACCACGGCGGTTCTTGTGGGTACCGCCACCGCATGTCCGCGATCCGCGGTACTTTGAACGCTTGTTCGTTGGCATCTTTCCATCACCTCATCTTGTAGAGGAGAGTGTTAATCTCCTGGCCATAGTAGCCAAGCGCTCCTCCCTGGGGGAACGTGCGCTTGGTCGTTTTGTATCCCTTGCGGGGCGGGTGAAGGCGGAGAACGGGTTTGAGACCCGGGACATCACGCAGTTTCGTCTCGCCGCTTGCAAGTGCCTTTGCGAATTCCGCAATGCTGCCATACGTTGAGTTGGACTTGATGTACTCATCGGTCAGCGGTGCATCGCCGATAACCCTGCCACGGGTCTGCAGGAGGGTCTCGACAGTTGTTGCATCTACTTCGCCGAACGCAACGTAATCCTTGACCTTGCGGATCATACCAAGATTCTCGGGTGAATCCTGCACGAGCACGCAGTGGTTGATGTGGTGAAGGCGCAGCATCTTGAGCGTGTCCCTGATGTCCTGCCGGGTCTTTACAACCCCGCGGACCTGAACAACAGCGTACATTTACTGTGACCCCCCGGTCCGGATCATGTTGGTCTCCTTGAGTGCATTGAACGTAGCCTTTGCAAAGTTGATCGTTGTGCGGGTCTGCCCGCGGGCAAAGGTCCAGGCATCCTTGATGCCGGCAAGTTCGAGCACTTTTTTGCTGATATCACCGGTAACAAGCCCGATACCCTGAGGTGCGGGCTTGAGGGTGACCTTGACGCTGCCTGCGGTTCCGGTGACCTGCATGGGGATTGAGTGCGTTACATCGCACCCGCATTCCCAGCTGCCACAGCCACGCCGTACCTTGACGAGGTTCATCTTTGCCTTGACGATTGCCTTCTTGATCGCATCGCCGACCTGGACATCCTTACCCTGGCCAAACCCGATATACCCGTTCCGGTTGCCGACAATGACAACAGCACGGAACTGGACACGGCGACCTGAATCGGTCATCCGCTGCATCATGGCAATATCGAGGACTTCATCCTCCAGATCCGGGAGGAACGCATCGACGATCTCGGGTTCCTTGATCGGCCTGCCGCTTTCAAGGACCTGATCAATGCTCTTGATCTCTCCCGAGGCGACGAGTTTGCCAAGACCGGTGACCGGGCGCCATTCCTGCTTTTCGTATGCCATTTTACACCAGCTCCTTCTTTATGGCGTCTGCCACCTGTTCGACATTCTTTACGATATCACCGGCATTCTTATTGTATGCCGCGATGTGCTCGCCTTTGATGCGATCTTCGGAAGGAAGAATTGCCTCGCCGTACGGGATATCGAGTCCCGCGTCCACGGCACCTTTCAGTGCTGCAAAGACGCGA
Above is a window of uncultured Methanoregula sp. DNA encoding:
- the mtrA gene encoding tetrahydromethanopterin S-methyltransferase subunit A, whose amino-acid sequence is MADKKSPASGWPLIKGDFHSGDANSPVAVVTMGSHLDEQGICDAGAALCGSCKTENLGLEKVIANVIANPNIRFVLFVGTEVKGHLSGQTFAALHKGGVKDGRVVGAEGAIPFIENLTDVNIKRFQEQTEIVNIMESEDIGAIKAKINELKARDPGAFAAEAMVVEVKEAAGGQEVGAASANPQFLEIEKRLDKIEKKIEFVDAEIAQRVGRKIGRDIGILYGLVAGLTVFVMLLFLLQKLMTQV
- a CDS encoding EMC3/TMCO1 family protein — its product is MDFGKIWDKYGMYIALGFMMLMMLSYSVEWLRVGVGKGINTALAPAVDGFGIPFFVLIIILSAFTGLYSSIIQKYTIDYDKMTETQERMKEFQKEYREAQLSQDEKRIKKLEARRDRVMKEQLEMSQQQFKPMAYILVITVPIFFWLLFRLSEVHTTITMPYLGTHNLNEAALWIIPAWIFWYMICSITLSQVIRKSLNIGGL
- a CDS encoding MarC family protein → MQELIPGIIYTFSALFIILDPLLSVPIFAAMTKGQTPAEIHKQAFIAVAVAGGLMYVFLIFNTAIFTILGLKLPAFQIAGGILLFLLGLQYALGIEIGHSKERSNTAVGVVIGTPLLCGPGTITTVMLLSRDYGLLIPFIAITLTLIATWLVLYFAGTIQRILGEVVTDIMGKVLGMLVAAIAVQIIASGVLAYIKMI
- a CDS encoding GNAT family N-acetyltransferase; protein product: MKALAEGIAIRCVLSWNGDEIVDLYRAGGWWKEEYNPAEIPRLIRGSFVFAVAVDEKNGRAVGMGRVISDGVSDGYVQDLVVLPQFRKLGIGVRLIAALVQKCRESGVLWLCLVAEPGTEQFYAPLGFSKMEGHVPLMFRGDS
- a CDS encoding adenylate kinase; its protein translation is MVGKKVIITGVPGVGKTTVVNEALKKLKGEGIEYQSLNFGTFMFEVAKNDKVVENRDQMRTLDRAVQKRLQQRAGQAIAQVSGNVLIDTHASVKTSKGYLAGLPEWVLREIMPDIIVLVETDDDQILMRRLTDETRIRDKEGSRSIGEHQQFNRSIAAAYATLTGCTIKIITNPDFLLERASSELAEVLR
- a CDS encoding rubredoxin encodes the protein MVKTTATKKKSVKAKTAKPAVAKKGVAVAAKKAVTTKKAATAPVKKVTKNVTKKPVQKPVVKAPAKKKVTKKAGQAPARYRCRLCGYIYSPLRGEPHNGIPVGTEFDDLPDSYVCPVCGQQGKGRIGKWGFEEWRPTRYLCSMCNYVYDEKRGEPHRGIKPGTKFEDLPDDYTCPVCALDPKIRVQFGKVFKQGFEPLYLG
- a CDS encoding (d)CMP kinase — encoded protein: MRITVSGLPGSGTTSLSRYLAQRHGFEMISAGEVFRQLAKEHNLELAGFGRLAEEDSSYDKMIDARQKEIAEARDNIIVEGRLSGWMVPGADLKIWLFAPIDCRIQRIAFRDQVLDETTAKQLTLEREQCEAGRYRSYYDIDINDLSAYHMVLNSGHWGVEGLGSIVDAAIEQLKT
- a CDS encoding tetratricopeptide repeat protein → MDVPALLDKAHHQMKVGRYDDAIALYNTVLEMNANNTAALENMGKCYYYLGRHEDALATYDKAISINPNLITVWFEKGYTLRKIHRHEDAIVCFEHALKIDPEYTFALANKGYSLNELGRYEEAIACFDAILEWSPKNIRAMTSKGIALRELGKNEEALAFFDKALDFNPVNSFVYYNKAIALRNLGRSREADECIKIVNLPRGPGRA
- the mtrH gene encoding tetrahydromethanopterin S-methyltransferase subunit H gives rise to the protein MFRFEKEQSVWDFNGTKIGGQPGEYPTVLGASIFYNKHECVLDDKKGTIDKAKAEALWNRCQVLSDMTGIPHFIQIIAEYGEAFESYFNWFDSIDNKTAFLMDSSVPAALAHACKYVTDVGLANRAIYNSINGSIMPESIEALKNSDVDAAIVLAFNPADPSVAGREKVLCEGGVAGQTKGMLEIAEYCGIKRPILDTAATPLGLGSGGSYREILACKAIHGYPTGGAYHNMTVSWTWLKRWKGTSKTPSVLQAGYAGKDALLQQMSHHYLGGIEGIKQAAWSAPDIGCNMIASTLGADLIMYGPIENVEAMITAQAYTDIVVLEATRQLGIECKSESHPFFKLI
- a CDS encoding tetrahydromethanopterin S-methyltransferase subunit F encodes the protein MAEDSKSTGPVRMVAIENMVENIRYKSQILARTNKIDSAVTASGLVGFIAGLLLALILIVLPALLMG
- a CDS encoding phosphatidylglycerol lysyltransferase domain-containing protein, yielding MLRQEDFKPVTLADRSFFEQHYARYPQVHSDNTFTNMVCWNHYAQYTYAYVEKNVILASTIEGVTRFRPPIGPRNPALLRSLIRLASDVSDNEPIVLIDPDTALWMREICPGINIVADRNHFEYVYRSVDLAELPGKNYLTIRRQVSKFRRNCTSVVEPITRENWAEVKRFLIEWCEWKGCESDKVLAHEKEAVFFAIDHLDELPLRGLIIRVFSKIGAMSLFEPLNADTALVHFEKGLPDCEGIYKAINTETAARLVDKFAFINRESDLGVGGLREAKMRYHPDHMVEVYSMKLDS